Sequence from the Helianthus annuus cultivar XRQ/B chromosome 13, HanXRQr2.0-SUNRISE, whole genome shotgun sequence genome:
gagttttgtccccgtcacgagattcgagcgTTGGAACAAGAATTCGATGATCTGAAACAagatgggggagaacaccgtACGTATACAGATCGTTATGAAGAGCTGAGTTTGTTGTGTCCCATTATGGTTACCCCTTTTGGAGAAAGCGttagagaggtatatcgatggtttacccgattctgtgcaagacattgtgactggcaGTAATCCTACTATtgttcgtcaagcgatcgagttgtctgctactcTGACCGAGTCTcaagtcagaaagggtaaattgacccgcaagggtgataaagaGAAGTCAGCTGATTCTGCACAAGACTAGgataagggtaagggtaagaagaaGGGTGAGTCTTtgaagaagtcaaggaagcgcaaggcttcccagaaCTTTGCAGTTACTGCacagaaccctcagaacccaccagCATTACCTCCTGCGAAGAAAcagtatgctggtaccgcacctcactgcactcggTGCAATGGTCATCATGCTACCCAACAGGTGTGTAAGCAGTGTACTACgtgtggtaaacttgggcatCTGGCCAACATCTGTCGTCTGGGTCAGAATCAAGCTGTTTAGAATCACGCTCCAGTTCAAGGGAATGCCGctagattcccacctggttcatgtttcaattgtggagagtttggtcaTTTCTTCAACAATTGTCCGAGGTTGGTGAATGCTAATGTGAATCCAAACGTGAATGTCAATGccaatgtgaatcccgctcgtggacgagcatacaatctgaatgcaaatgaggctcgagctgacaacctcgttgtcaatgGTACCTTTCTtctcaatggtacgtttcttgttaacaatcgacttgcatctattcttttttttttttgggtaaagggttaccccggtaaaatTTTATAAAGAATCAAAGAACAGGGTGTGACATGAGTTTGACACACACTACTAGGCTCAATAGGCCAAGCCTAGGCAACACAAAACATACAACTCACAAACGgcccaaacaaacaaaacaacccGAACAAAACAAAACTAACTAACTGCTATACTAGCTCGCAATTAGCCCGGTTCATCTTCTTTTACTCCCCATGTTTCCAACAGCTTCCTATACTTCACATCTCTTCCGACCTTGAACCCCATAATATGAAGTCGAACCATGTCCAAGATAATCTGAGCCACCATCTCTTCCTTCCTGTAGATGTTGGAGAACAGCCGATTATTCCGTTCTTTCCATATAAAATAAGTCGACGCCGCTACCAAAAGCTTGCAAACAATGTGTTCCAGTTTCTTTGAATTCGCGTTCAGCTCTATCCACACCATTATTGAGCTCCATGAATCGTTTACATCTACCATATCAACCTTTCGTTTAACAATGCTCCAAATCTTGGCCGCATAAGTGcattgaaagaaaagatggtcTCTTGAGTCTCGCCCATAGTTGCAAAGTGGACAGCACATAAGACGTAAATTCGTTTCACTCCCCGCTTCCCATACTGCTAATCTGTCTTGAGTCTTCAGCTTATTCTTGAGAACTAACCAAAGATGAAAAGAGTGTCTTGGAATGCATTGGCCATACCACACCATATTCACCCAAGCCACCTTGTTATCCCTTACCCGAAGATTATTCCAAGCTTCCCAAGAGCTAAACTGAACAATTTTTCCTTCCACAGATCTCCATCCCAGCCTATCAATGAATCAGGAACTAGAGCCGGAACCATGACATCTATGAGCACTGGGAATAAATCGTACCAAGCCTGAGGCCACCGCCAGTTACCATCAGCATCCACAATCTCTGCAACCGTAG
This genomic interval carries:
- the LOC110900509 gene encoding uncharacterized protein LOC110900509, with translation MVWYGQCIPRHSFHLWLVLKNKLKTQDRLAVWEAGSETNLRLMCCPLCNYGRDSRDHLFFQCTYAAKIWSIVKRKVDMVDVNDSWSSIMVWIELNANSKKLEHIVCKLLVAASTYFIWKERNNRLFSNIYRKEEMVAQIILDMVRLHIMGFKVGRDVKYRKLLETWGVKEDEPG